CGGTAAGTTTTCGGGCCGACGCCTTTTCTATGGTTTTTGCCCTGGTGGCTTCATTTTTGTGGATTATCACCGTGTTCTACTCGGCGGGCTACATGCGCGGCCTCAAGGAGCACGCCCAGACCCGCTTCAGCGTCTGTTTCGCGCTGACCCTGTTCGGAGCCATGGGCGTGGCCTTTGCGGACAACCTCTTTACCCTCTACCTGTTCTATGAGGTGGTCAGCATCTGCACCTACCCCCTGGTGGCCCACCACCAGGACGAAGAGGGGTATGAAGGCGCGCGCAAGTATATCGTCTACCTGACCACTACGGCCAAGGGTCTGGTGCTGCCCGCCATGATCGTCATCTACGTGCTCACGGGCAATCTGGACTTTGCCCACAACAGCCACGAGGGCATCTTCCACGGCGGGGTCAGCAATGCCCTGGCCACGGTGCTCTACGTCTGCTGCCTGCTGGGCTTTGCCAAAAATGGCATCATGCCGCTGCACCACTGGTTGCCGGGGGCCATGGTTGCGCCTACGCCGGTGTCGGCCCTGTTGCACGCTGTGGCCGTGGTGAAGGTGGGCGTGTTCTGCACCACGCGGGTCATGCTCTACGTCTTCGGCACAGACCTGATGAAAAGCCTCAACCTGGGCGTGCCCACGGCCTATTTTGTTTCCTTCACCATCCTTACGGCCTCGGTCATCGCGTTGACCAAGGACAACCTTAAGGCGCGGCTGGCCTATTCCACGGTGAGCCAGCTTTCCTACATCATTCTGGGCGTGGCCCTGCTTACCGTGGACGGCATTCAGGGCGGCATTGTGCACATTGCCAACCACGCCTTTTCCAAGATTACGCTCTTTTTCTGCGCCGGGGCTATCTATGTGGCCACGCACAAGAAGTGCATTTCGGAGATGAGCGGCCTGGGGCGCACCATGCCCTTTACCTTTGCGGCCTTTGCGGTGGCTTCTCTTTCCATGATCGGCGCGCCGCCCGTGGCGGGCTTTGTGACTAAGTGGAAGCTGCTGACCGGGGCCATGGAGATGCCCGCCCATGCCGTGGGCATCATGCTGGTGCTGCTGGCCAGCACCTTGCTGAACGTGGCTTACTTTGCCCCGGTGACCTACAAGGCCTTTTTCGGCAAGCGCCCGGCAGGAGAGGCGACGCAGGGCATCCGCGAGGCCCCGCTGGCCATGGTGGTGCCCATTCTTCTGGCCGCAATCGTGTCTGTGCTTCTGGGCGTCTATCCCGACGCCATCATGTCCTTCGTGAAGGCGGTGACAGGATGATAGTCAGAATCATCGAATTTTTCCGCGCCAGGCTCAAGGGCACTATCCGCGCCTGTCTGGTTTTGCTGGCCTTGGTGGTGCTGTGGGACGCCCTGTTTGTTCCCAAGGAGCATGTGCACACCTTTATGGAGCGCCTGCCAGGTTTCTGGGCTGTCTTCGGCTTTGTGGCCTGTGTTGTAATCATCATCGTTTCCAAGTGGTTTGGCCATTTGGGCATCATGACCCGCGAGGATTATTACGATGACTGAACCCTGGATCCATCCCTCTGCCGTGCTCCTGCTGGGGGCTGCGCTGTTGCCCTTTGTGCCCAGGGCGGCGCGCAAGGTCTTTCTGGTGCTGGTGCCCGTGCTGGCCTTTGCCGCCGTGCTGCTCATGCAG
This sequence is a window from Desulfovibrio legallii. Protein-coding genes within it:
- a CDS encoding monovalent cation/H+ antiporter subunit D family protein, translated to MEMVASVIPLAAVFSGLVGACLVVLTGRWPNVRETVSFVTAVVMFALVASMIPDVAPAPVGRGLTLHQTLFPILPGLSVSFRADAFSMVFALVASFLWIITVFYSAGYMRGLKEHAQTRFSVCFALTLFGAMGVAFADNLFTLYLFYEVVSICTYPLVAHHQDEEGYEGARKYIVYLTTTAKGLVLPAMIVIYVLTGNLDFAHNSHEGIFHGGVSNALATVLYVCCLLGFAKNGIMPLHHWLPGAMVAPTPVSALLHAVAVVKVGVFCTTRVMLYVFGTDLMKSLNLGVPTAYFVSFTILTASVIALTKDNLKARLAYSTVSQLSYIILGVALLTVDGIQGGIVHIANHAFSKITLFFCAGAIYVATHKKCISEMSGLGRTMPFTFAAFAVASLSMIGAPPVAGFVTKWKLLTGAMEMPAHAVGIMLVLLASTLLNVAYFAPVTYKAFFGKRPAGEATQGIREAPLAMVVPILLAAIVSVLLGVYPDAIMSFVKAVTG